TTTTTGCCTTTGTTCCCTAGTGAATTTACAAGCGTGACTCACTCCAATGTTATTGTTTATATCTTTTTAGGCATTGACATTAGTTGCATTGGACAGAAATATAGCATGCTTCACTAATGTACATGTTTCAAGGTCATATCAAATTATCAATATGAAGCATTTTCCTACTTGATTTCAGCATCATTTCTGCTGATGAATCACTATTGACATCTAACAGATTCGAAGAATAACTCTTAAGCACGATGTTAAGATTCTTACAATTGCTTTGCCATGTATGACAGATTGTTTAAATTGAACAATTCTAAGCTAGAAAATACCGTAATGGTTAACAATGAGTTTAATCTATATTAACTTGACATAGCTCATACAATATCAATTATGAATGGCAACCTCAGTTAGAAGTCTCTTAAGATCatctgcttttttttttttttttctgccaTCATATGTACTGTCAAATATCATTCTGTTTCTTATGCAAATGTCCACAGGGTGCCTATTTCTATGACACTGTTGCAACAACTGCAGATGATTTCATTCATTTTTATTCCacctaaataaattaattttacaagtTACAACACTGCAAATCCAAAACAATAtcttgataataaaaataataaaaaatattgaatccATAATTACACGCTTAGATAAGCTACTAGCAAAACTCACATccaaaatgcagcatggaaAGCAACATACATTCATTTTCAATAGCAACCTGTACTTGTCTACTCATCTAGTCCTCACAGAAATTGGCCTCTTCTCCAAATCCAACTGAGGTCCACTCTGCATCTTGGTTCTTGTCACTTTTTTATTAGATTCATGTTTCTGAGAGCCTGATCCAACTGCCTTACCCTTAGTATATTTTGGAGATATCGGCATAGAATAATGATTTATCTTCATTTTGTTATTGGTATCGTCATCACTTTCATCAAAAACTACTTCCTTATTTAAAGTGTCAGCCTCAATTTCTGCATCAACTGACACCTTCAAAATCCCATCAATTGAATTGGAACCTAAACTGTCTTTTGGTTTCTCTAACCTGTTTATATCCTTGTTATCTCCTAGAGTTTCATTAAAGATTTCTGTCTCTTCCAGTTGAGGTTTATGTCCATGAGAAAATTTTCTCTGTTTGGGGCTTGAAGTGTTATGATCATCAGGATCATGGGGTTCAGATCGGGAGAGTTCCACAGCTGCCCTTGCGGCAGCTGCTGCAAATGCTGCTGATTCAAAAGCTGCTTGTGCTGCATCAGCTACATCCTTGTACTTTTTCCTTGCCTTAAATGAATCGTATAACTCTTCATCTTTTCCTCTGTTAGGGAAATTATGAAAATTCTCTTCTCCTATCCCATGCTTGTTCTGGTTTTGATTTTCCGCATTGAATTGCTCCTGCATATATCCCATCAGATACCATTATTTGTTGTCTAGAAAAAACTATATTGCTTCCTTTGGTTTTATATTTACCTCAACCGAAACAGAGGAAAATTCTTCAAGTTGCAGAATAATATTGTTCTCAGAAGCAATTTCTTTGAGTTGCTTCATTCTGCTTTCCAAGCTTGGCATCCTTGTTGACAGCTTTTGTACCATCTATAAGTAGCCACATAAAAAATGaatacagaaaagaaaaattactcaAAAAACTAGTGCGATTTATTAGCATTTGGTATGCAGTTATAAATCAATCTAGTGTCTAAAGCAGCCATAACAAAATAATGGGAAGATGACAATCTGAGACTTGTTAAAATAACTGATTATCATATACGATACGTACCTGAGGATGGACTCCACAATTGTTCCTTAACTCAATAGCACGTGAAGCAAACTCTCTGCCAAACCGAGATGTCAAAACTGCACGAATCTCTTGTATCTCTGGAAAATCTCCACACCTTGAGGCCGCATAGAGTAAGCCGGATGCTGCCTCCTTCAGTTCCTCAGGGCATTCCctataaaaagaacaaaatacaGCTCGTGAAtttaataagtaaaaaaaaaaaaaaacatcaagTAAAATTGCAAATTATGAAGTGTAGAGCAATAACTTTAACCTCTCTTGTTCAATGAGATGGATCCTTTCGATCACAAGGTTGCAATATCCTTCAATCTTGTCGTACACATCCAACATATTTTGCTCCTTGATAACATGCTCAACCTATGAGAAGAAAAATGATCAAAGTATGACTTTTATAaaacaattaataatattatacatgTAAACTTACTCGAAGCAAAGCTCGTTCATGGTGTTCGAGTTGGAGGAGTTGAAGGACATCGCAACGGGCTTGTTTAAGGCGAACCTGGCGCTGGTTCTTGAGCACAGCAATGCGTGAAATGGCTAACGTTATGATAGGCCTGAACTTTGCAGCCTTGAAAGTTCTTCCAAGCAGAGCATCGAGCTTCTTACCCATCTTACAGTAGAGGAGGAGCGgagtaaataatttaaactatGGCAGAAACCAACCTCTAGAAACACGCAAACTTGAGGGCGTTCATGCCAGTTATAGAGAATGGATCTTTTAAACGCTAGTTTAAGAATGAACCAGAGGACCAGTCGGCAAGTAACAAATTCGtcattcaattatttatttatttatatttattttttgttgcatGCATAacttttacttatttatttattagagaCGAGGTAAAACCGTAAAACCTTAAATGCTTTCATCATATTCTTAATATGCTCAtcgatattattattattattattattattattattattattattattattattgNNNNNNNNNNNNNNNNNNNNNNNNNNNNNNNNNNNNNNNNNNNNNNNNNNNNNNNNNNNNNNNNNNNNNNNNNNNNNNNNNNNNNNNNNNNNNNNNNNNNNNNNNNNNNNNNNNNNNNNNNNNNNNNNNNNNNNNNNNNNNNNNNNNNNNNNNNNNNNNNNNNNNNNNNNNNNNNNNNNNNNNNNNNNNNNNNNNNNNNNNNNNNNNNNNNNNNNNNNNNNNNNNNNNNNNNNNNNNNNNNNNNNNNNNNNNNNNNNNNNNNNNNNNNNNNNNNNNNNNNNNNNNNNNNNNNNNNNNNNNNNNNNNNNNNNNNNNNNNNNNNNNNNNNNNNNNNNNNNNNNNNNNNNNNNNNNNNNNNNNNNNNNNNNNNNNNNNNNNNNNNNNNNNNNNNNNNNNNNNNNNNNacatttttcattttttgaatgaaatatTTTTCACAACACTTGGGGAATGTGTTGTTTAGGTTTTCACGTTTCATTTTGAAtatgtttaataaaaatattctgtgtatataaaaaattaatcactaaattagttatcatatatttatatatatgtactatttattttttatgtatattttaaattttaacatatattttatataaataactaatttagtGGTCAATTTTTTGTGTACGTACCTATGATATAgttgtaattttaaattttaaaattttttgaaaaaaattaaaaaaaaatcaaagagaaaacaaaattttattattttttatttttatcttcacAAAatgtaaaatgataaaatattaaaaataaaaacataaaacatttttcaaatcaaatctacttttaaattcttgtgttccaTTTTAGTACTGATCACACCAATGCTTTATCCTTTAGTGTGACTCatatttcaagttttcaacaaCTAAGCGTGTTTGATAAGTGATACCACATTAATGTATACCACAAAACCTATTGATAGCCAATTCGTATATTTAGTAGTTCTCGTAATGTCCTAAAAATACAAATCactttatatttaaaattgagTAAATGTTCAAGTCAAATtagttctttaaatttttatttaattaaattaatgtccaaaattttacaaatcaatcccattttttttttttttttgtttaaactcTATTTTTTCACTCATTTATAGATATTTTCTTTCGGGTTGTAGCAATTTTGAACTCCCTAGTCAACACTCTAGCCAATAAAATCCCAACTCCTTTTTTTTGTGCGCAAATAAGTCTCTAtattatatcattttattataCTGAGTTAAGCATAATGGAATGcattcaaaatttcgaaatggTTCATTTTGCTATTATGGTCATTTGGGCTTTCTTAGCAGAGAAGAAAGGAAGTATTGGGAACAATGGAACCAAGAGAGAACCTGCTCTAGATGGCTATTACGCGGTTGGTAACATTTCGAGGAAAAGAACATGAAGTGTGGCGTCTGAGTCGCCATGCACCTTCAAAGAAGGTTCTGTTCATAATATGAACGAGTTGAATGAAGAAAGGAACGAGGGACATAAATGAAAAAGCAAATCCTTTGTTTAACAAGTAATCATCGTTTTGGTACGACTATTTCATGAGAGGCATCAGACGCAAACCCCGCACAGTTAGGTCCACTCCACGTCCATTTCATTATGCGTAAGCACGATATTTAAGTTCAACAATTATTGTtgagccccaaaaacaccaaagtTCGACAATTATTgctacttttattcttttaaacttgtttcttttttcttaatatatgatttttgtCTTTATCAACGTGTTATATCTtgattttaagttttataaacaaaaagatttgtgtttggTCCCTTGTTCTTATATAATATTAACAAGTTTTAGAGTaagtcttaaaaaaaaaaaaaaaactcaacacaataaaaatagaaaaaagattaacaaaataagaagataaaaaaaaacttattttattgtCATCATTAACATTGTCATTAACAATAAAAGGAATCCACACCACTTCACTCTTTGTAGATTTGAAATGATTTCATGATTATTTTTTCCACACCTATTTTTTCGTTCTATCCTTCTATTCCTTTCTATTAAGACATTTTAAATAATCGTAAAGAAACACATCAACCATTTCTTatgtttttttctcttattgtgAATTCCTGTCCAACTGTTAAAATGTTTCTTTAACGTGTCTGGAATGGACCATAGCCTGCCAAAATCAGACAATTGTGCGGACCACACCTGTCAAGTAAATTACAGCAAAAAAATAAGTAGTAAATATATTCAACATCTTTTTCACATAATACACAGATATTATCATCCTGATTTACAACTCCTAGTCTACTCAatcttttcttgatatttaCTCTGTCTATCAaaacaaaccaaataaaaaCCTCCACCTTTGGTGGAACTAAGCCTTTTCAAACAGTTCTAATAAAACTGTAACTTGTTACATTCCCCAAAAGTGTTTGTACAACACCTACACAAAAGAGTTAgtagaaaaaatatcttttatgtCAAACTTTCATACAACTTTATCCTCTCTATCATATGTTAGTTTAACCGACCTTAAAGTATCATGTAACTGATTCACTAAGTCTAACTTTCATTGGTATAACTCTCGCCTCTATTGGATGCTCTAACCCATCCCAAAATTCACAATCCCATATGATAGGTCCTCTTTGTTTTGAAACTGAGAAGAGTATCGAGAATCAAGCTTTTAAAGACCCACATTGTAGCCAGACATCCTCCCAAAATTGAGTCCTTCTTCTATCACCTATCTCCATAGACTGACCAGTAATCATCTTGTCCCTCACATGTTATTCGTTAATCTATAGCTGGCAAATATCCTTCCATAGACTGACTCTGGTAGGTAGCTGGCAAATATCACACACTTTTTTGTGATTGTTGGGTCTACAATgtcttgttttctctttttgttttgccAATCtccttttttgaatttttttttattctgcgGTTAGAGAATTGCCATGATGTGATCTTCTTCATTGTACAACATTGCACTTGATGCCACTGCTAAATctcatgtttttctattttcaagcaTCTGCTCCTCTAATTTAAAAACCTAACTATCTTTGGTACCCTCTCTCCCTTCTTTGGTACCATCTACTCCTCTAATTCCCATTATCATCTTCATTATGTGTAGAGACCACCccattttcctttgttaatgTTCTTCCACCTTGATCCGTTTCTTCTTCATCAACACAAACCCTTGTAACGGGTTCCATGCTATAGCCATCCGCAACCTCAGCCCCATCATCCGTATTATCATCAATGCTATCTGCATCATCATCAGCACCAGTTCCATCAAGTCCACCCTTCGCAGCCTTCACCATCACCACTGAGTGTATTCCAGCTTGGTTCTCTGTCTCCATAACCCCTTCATTATCACATTCCATCGCAAGCGACGTTAGTGCACATCTCTTTCTCGGCTACGCTAAACTCCCATTGCCATGGCTAACCCATTGCCCCCCTTCGTCAAGACAACTTCCTTCTCCATGGACCAATAAAACACCGTCATCTCCTTCAGGCATTAGGGTTGTgccaaaaaaaatccaaattttggATTTAAACGTAATCCAAACAAACCATTTgaaaaaaatcagttttaaataaaaaatctaaaccaAATTGTATCTATTTTatggtttgatttttttttattcgaaAGCATTTAAACAATCTCAGATCCGGACCTAGAgatccaaattaaaaaaatcttaattttctaTGAAGCATGGATACTTTGTTGAGCTGCTGTGTCTGCGTGTTAGACACATTTTGGATACGACACTCTTTGACACTCGTCTGACATGCGTGTCTGCTGTGTCCAATCGTgtcctaataaaaaaataataattattctcTGGACATGTTTCGAtacacctaaataccatcacgtgtcaACGTGTCCAGCCTTATTATTAACATGTATTCTTGAAATACATttagaaatagtatatattattatttattaaaacaaaaaaatattttaaatacgttatataattaaaataagacactacaaataatttaaaaattaatttatgttttaatatcaataaaatatcaaaatatcattatctaaaaatactttatattttatatatatgtgtgaCCTCGTGtcttattagattttaaaattcgtgtGTCAGCGTATCTTGTGTCGTGTCGTGTCCCGTGTCTGTGTATCATAGATAATTTGAGATTCTGGTTCATACATACTTGAAGCTGCAACGATGCGTCCCCTTCCTCAACTTCGATGGTGCGTCCCCTTTCTCTCCCAGAGCTTGAAGCTATGAGTTCTACTGTCTGCCATTCTGTGAGCTCTGCCGTCACCTTGTCATTGTCTTCTGCCTCCAGCTCCATCCCTTCCGAAGTTTAGGTATATTGCTGGGTGTTtctttatttgcattttttttgtttttttttgtttcagttATAGTTATAAATTTGAGTTTGCAATTTCCTTTCTTCTGCACTTGATTATTTCAGTGAAATTTGCATTTGTTCTGAATCAATTTCATTGGTTTCTTTATAttggaatattatattatttttttgggtgAGTTTTCTTATCACTATTAGGGACAGAATTtgaattgagtttaatttaatttgagtcTCCATTTTCTAAATATAGTTTTTGTTCTGTTCTCTAAAGTACTGGTTGGTTGAGATGGTAAATAATAATCTTAAACATGAATAGAAGTACAAGTTTTAAATTCTAGGAAAGCATTTCTGGTAATATTGCTTAAAATCTCTTGTGTAATATTGCTTAATCTTAGAGGATTTGAGAACCtactaataattataacaatGTGATAAACACCTAATGATATCATTAGGAAGTGGAAATATTATCCAAATGATTTTGATAAGAAGTTCTAATGCAAAAAAGATATCAGACATATGAAACTAAccaatgaaataaataatgcaAACAAAATGAGTGGCATATTTCTATAATATCATACTCTGCTTTAATTAGTGGTTAATTATTGTATAATGCAGACAAATGATAAAtgacatttataaaataatccACATGGTTCATTTTTTCATCGAAGTTAAACTAATggacaaggaaattaaatttaacCCCTAAGGGAaaaacattttattatttttcacttgaATAACAGttgtaaaagaaaatttatactAGTGATTGATTAGTATTCTAATATTAATGTCGTCTCTATATTATATGTAGAGCAAGATGACTAATNNNNNNNNNNNNNNNNNNNNNNNNNNNNCTAGTACTCAATCATCTTTTTTACCATCAAATGTTTGTAAAAATCGGTCAGTTATTTGGGATCATTTTAGAGTAGAGAAAGCTATCGAGAAAAAGACTAATGCAAATGTTGTGGTAGTTTAATATAATATGGGAATAAAACCAGCTCAATAGGTAGTCATTTGAGAAAATGCAAACAAAATCCCAACAATGAttcgaataaaaaagaaaaacaactacACCGACTATAGATGAGCATGGTATTTTAAATTCACCTACTGCTCTCAAATTTGACCAAAAGGTGGCTCGAAGGGAACTTGTGAAAATGTTTATTGGGGAAAAGCTATTATTTTGCTTTGTTGAGAGCCCGAAATTCTGAAAATTTGTACATGCCCTGCAAGTAAGATTCAAAGTTCTTTCATGGATTACATTAGCACGTGACGTTAGAGCTTTTTATGCTAAACAATAGATGAAGTTGCAAGATTTTCTCTTGATAAATTATGGTAGAATATGTTTAATAACTAACACTTGgacttcaattcaaaattttacttATATGAACTTGATAGCACACTTTATAAATTTGGAAtagaaattacataaaaaaatacttaatttttgCCAAGTGACAAGTCATTCAGGAGAGGTCATAGGAGCGACATTTGAATCTTATTTAAGTAATTGGAATTTGAATCAGGTATTTAGTGTGACAGTTGATAATACATCATCTAATAATGTTGTAATTAAATATCTGAAGCAGTGATTAGGTTTTTGGAATAGCATTCTTTTGAATGGTAAATTATTCACATGAGGTGTTGTGCACATATTctaaacttaattataaaagaagGGTTGAAAGAGATTGATGAATTAGTCTTGAGGATTTGTAGTACAGTAAAATATGTCAGATCTTTTCATCTAAAGCCATTAGGTTTCAAAAGTATgttgaaatagaaaaaaaaaattagtataaagGCTTGCTTTACATGGATGTTGAGACTAGGTAAAACTCTACCTTTCAAATGTTAGAGGTAGCTTTGAAGCATTGTAAAGCATTTGAGTTGCTTGTATTGAAAGACAACACGTATACATGAGAGATGAGTGGAGGAAAAAAGAGAGATGTAACTTCTGATTTAGACTGGGAGTATGATGAGTCAATGgtactattttttatcttgagcATCTTGATATTTTGTGGTGGTTGTTTTGGAGAGATTTTTCGGTGACatcttttgatatttttatgatGATTAAATGTTATATGGATTAATTATTGTCATTAGATTTATAATAACAAAATCCTAGATGTAATGAAcctatataatttaaaaagactttagtattaattttacctttaaaaatattaaattttaaaatttgtaacaaaaaatcaatttaaaaactaGATTTTTGGTAGGCAAAATATGCTTTGGAAACTAAATATCTAAAAGCTGCTTTTAAAACaggatttttaattaaaaaactgGTTTTGAAACTAGATTttcagaaaaaaatttgaaactggatttttaaaaaaatcagatTTGAAACCAATTTGTAAGTAAATCaggatttcaattttaaaattgatttaaaatcagtttttatttttccaaactGGTTTAGAATCAGTTTTCCTTGTCATTCCAGTTCTAATTTGGTTTCATGAACCATAAAACTGGTTCTGAAGTGAATGcattttggatttttaaaatttcaaattatgtCGACCCCTACTAGGCATCACTGTTACAATTTCTTACAGGCTTACCCAATTCCCCATTCTAGTCTTAATTATCCACTCCATGTTTAATATACCCATTCGAGCTCAAGGAGTTCTCTTGGGCTACGTTTGTTTACAGAGACAGGACACTGAGACAGGAACATAGAGACACACGATCGTGTTTGGCAGAGGAGACATGGACAGAGACAATGTGTCCAGAGACACtgatttagtatattttgtgtccatcctgaTAGGAAGGACACAGAGACACTAACAagggacacaacttattttttattttttctttcattattcttgttaatttttcataattatattttttattgttatatttttcatctcaaattttttgaatgaaaaaaataaaaataaattggattttcataatttgttctagtttatcaccaaacagaatacaagaacacaaaattttgtgtctctttCCATCAGTGTCTTGTCCTGTCCTGTTCTCgaaaacaaacgcagccttgCATCTTTTGGACATTCTTGTGTTATTGGGCCTTGCACCAGTCACACAACAGTTTTTTTTCTTACGCCCCCTCTTTCAAGTCCACTAGTCTTGCCACTATAAACCCATGTCACTGTATTTTCAGAGTCAGCTTCATTAATcatattatcattttttgtgATTGATATGTTACGTTTTTTTGTGATTCCATTTTGAATGGTCATTAATCCACtcattcaaaaatatttcttgaatCAACATTCTacccttctcttcttcttcctcccctAGCACCCCCACCACAACTTTAGCCGCATGATCTCCATaatttgccatggttgttgctTGTGAATACTCTATATCCATAATCGGATGCTTGTTTACTATAACTTTTCTTCGTTGTTCACAGCTATGCCCGCCTTCTCCATCAGCTTCCAAGTTGCAATTCAATCCATATGCCTTACATCCCACCTTTTTTTACCAATACATCGAATTCAGTGGTGCCTATTGTGATATGAACCCAATCATTTATCACACCCGACTACTTCCCCCTAATTGGCCTCCTATTGTATTGAAAGTGTCTCCTGACCAAGCATGCAACAAAACTCCAAAGCATTCTAACTACACTCTTCGGGTTCCACTTCGCTCTGTCTCTTCCCATCTCCATACACTACATAAGAATTACAAAAGGCTATTCATTTCAAATGTGTACACCTCTTCTGCATTCAATACACAATTAAAAGTCAAAAGAGCTTTATACGCTCCCAATACCCGTACTTAGACAACTTGATGCAAGTTCTTCTCATTCATTTCTTTCAAGGAGTTATAATCAACAACCTTCATCGTTCCACCTATTACTCTTATTTGTAACTAGTCTAGAGTCTCTTTCACCAATGCTACTTTCACTTTCTATGTCCACCCATTTCCATGTGGATCTTGTTTATAACACCTTACTACAaagagctttacgcttaagttgTAAATCAGGGGTGacgaggtattacgacctctaaaaagataaaatacgTACATAATATATATGAAGAATAGTTTAATAGGAGCCTTGGAAAATAGTaagcaaaacaaaaacataaatcATGTCGCACACACAACGTAGAGAGTAGAAAGCGTNNNNNNNNNNNNNNNNCCAAcaagttatataataaaatcTAGTTTCGACCTATGAAGAAAAGGCCGGCTAGAAATATATatacatccctaaaagtaaacCAAAATATAAATTCTGTTTCTCCGAAATCGACCTCTAAGAGGGATAATACAAATCTTTATACAAAATGgagaatatatatacatatatatgagCTAAGTACACAAAATAACATTTTCCAAAAGTAGATCTTCGCTTGCCAAAGAGTCTCCAACACGCTCAACGAGgtgcctcacgtcctgcatatgaaaaataacaaatatgtatggtatgagaatcggaatttctcagcatggtaaaggtgtctATATAGATAATACATAAGGTCCTAGGAAGCCAGAGACATTCTAAAACTCTACCAACCCATATCAAATCCTAGAATTCTCACTAAACCAAAAATATGGTAGTTCTATctaatggattctattctatCTCTTCATTCTCAATTTTTCACAACCCTTCCAATCACCGAACTCAAGCCCTCAACTCACCTCCACCAGCATGAGAGATCTCTCAGGAAGTCAAACACATACAAGATATACAAGGAATACACAATTATGGATAACAGATACAACGAATAGATTAGGTAGCAAGAAAAATATAGTTAATCAAGTAAGCAAGCCAAATATCAAAAGCACACCCAAacaaatcatacaaatgcaAATGATACATGTCTGTCCTATGaccaatgagctcatctgttGGCTATACAGCCAATCCCAACacatccggtagctaacccgaaTATGGAACGCTACAACATGGAATAGCTATTACTCGTCCACCTATGCCGGTGTTTCACTACAACCTGAAGTAGACATTACTTATCCACTCAAGCAGGCGCCTCAACTATAACCCAGATATGAATTACTCATCTATCCTTAGGCCATGACTTGGATAGGAATTGCTCATCTCTCCTCGAATAGGAATTACTCATTTACACTTAAAATCACATCTCGGATAGGAATTACTCATCTATCCTCAAAATCATAACTCGGATAGGATATTCTCAAAATCACAACTTGGATAGGAATTACTCATCTATCTTCAAAACCATTACTCAACATTTCAAATGTTCTTAAATATACACCTGATCACTATCACCATCATCTCATTCAACAATATTGATTCATTATTACTCAACTCTCTATTCCACAATTCCCTTCAACCCCACTCACTATGCTTTCTCCCATTCTACAACCTAAGAACTAGTCATCTGACTTAAAACAAGGTTTATAGGGGTGAAAAAGGTTAAAGAAATGgtcaaaaactcaaaattcaTGTTGCAGCAAAACAGGGTGGTCATGCGTTCGCATGCCACCCCGCACacgagaatttgaaaatttacaGTGCCGCTACGCAAGACTGTGTCTGCGTACGCGAGATTTTTGAACAGAGCCCAGTACTCGCATTGCGTGACACTACTCCGTACGCACACAAATCAGTTTTCTAAAATGCTGTTAAGTTCAGAAAATCAGTTTTTCACACCAAATTTCAAACGCACATAATTTTttcgttaaaaataattttcagtcCGTTCTTCAAATGTTATAAACTTCATCGACTCAATTTTTATTCAAGATAAGTTTCACAAGATTTTGGAGTCTAGAAGCCATGTTATGATCTAccaaagttggtcaaaaatagatttttaccAAAAGTTAGAAATCCTCTAGTGCTCCAAAATTCTCAATTCAACCATATCCAAATCAATACCAACACACCCAAAAAAATCAATACCAAACACTCCTCCATCATTTCTCAAACATTCAGACACATAAATCATTCAACTCTCATCTTATCAACTTATTCAACAATTTCCAATCCAACATAAATCACACCAATACTCATCAATTTCCATCAATCCTcatcaacaccaatgtttatcATTCAAtactcatcaataatcatcatcaatctTTAACATCATAACAGCACTCCTTCATATACAATCTCATTCCATATTCTACAACCTCATTTCACATTTTATATCATCCTATTCAcacaatattatatattaactacaagaaaccaaaattatACCTTGGTCGATTTCTCCTAAGCTCCAAGACACCCAAAACTTCTTTTCCACAAGCTTCCAAGCCTCCAAACCaactcaaaaaattttatccACCAAAACTTTATTCCAAGCACTCCAATTCACCAATTTGACTCCAATCAACATGAAATTCAATCTAGTTTCATACAATTTTACCATAATTAATACTATGGTTCACTAATTCAACAAATCACAAGAGTTTAGTGATTTTTTACCTTATCCACTAATGCTTGGGGTGAAACCCAATAATAATCCAAGTTAGATAATACTTAAACaaccaaaaacacaaaatttctcAATACC
The Arachis duranensis cultivar V14167 chromosome 5, aradu.V14167.gnm2.J7QH, whole genome shotgun sequence genome window above contains:
- the LOC107491468 gene encoding uncharacterized protein LOC107491468 isoform X2, with protein sequence MGKKLDALLGRTFKAAKFRPIITLAISRIAVLKNQRQVRLKQARCDVLQLLQLEHHERALLRVEHVIKEQNMLDVYDKIEGYCNLVIERIHLIEQERECPEELKEAASGLLYAASRCGDFPEIQEIRAVLTSRFGREFASRAIELRNNCGVHPQMVQKLSTRMPSLESRMKQLKEIASENNIILQLEEFSSVSVEEQFNAENQNQNKHGIGEENFHNFPNRGKDEELYDSFKARKKYKDVADAAQAAFESAAFAAAAARAAVELSRSEPHDPDDHNTSSPKQRKFSHGHKPQLEETEIFNETLGDNKDINRLEKPKDSLGSNSIDGILKVSVDAEIEADTLNKEVVFDESDDDTNNKMKINHYSMPISPKYTKGKAVGSGSQKHESNKKVTRTKMQSGPQLDLEKRPISVRTR
- the LOC107491468 gene encoding uncharacterized protein LOC107491468 isoform X3 gives rise to the protein MGKKLDALLGRTFKAAKFRPIITLAISRIAVLKNQRQVRLKQARCDVLQLLQLEHHERALLREQNMLDVYDKIEGYCNLVIERIHLIEQERLKECPEELKEAASGLLYAASRCGDFPEIQEIRAVLTSRFGREFASRAIELRNNCGVHPQMVQKLSTRMPSLESRMKQLKEIASENNIILQLEEFSSVSVEEQFNAENQNQNKHGIGEENFHNFPNRGKDEELYDSFKARKKYKDVADAAQAAFESAAFAAAAARAAVELSRSEPHDPDDHNTSSPKQRKFSHGHKPQLEETEIFNETLGDNKDINRLEKPKDSLGSNSIDGILKVSVDAEIEADTLNKEVVFDESDDDTNNKMKINHYSMPISPKYTKGKAVGSGSQKHESNKKVTRTKMQSGPQLDLEKRPISVRTR
- the LOC107491468 gene encoding uncharacterized protein LOC107491468 isoform X1, which encodes MGKKLDALLGRTFKAAKFRPIITLAISRIAVLKNQRQVRLKQARCDVLQLLQLEHHERALLRVEHVIKEQNMLDVYDKIEGYCNLVIERIHLIEQERLKECPEELKEAASGLLYAASRCGDFPEIQEIRAVLTSRFGREFASRAIELRNNCGVHPQMVQKLSTRMPSLESRMKQLKEIASENNIILQLEEFSSVSVEEQFNAENQNQNKHGIGEENFHNFPNRGKDEELYDSFKARKKYKDVADAAQAAFESAAFAAAAARAAVELSRSEPHDPDDHNTSSPKQRKFSHGHKPQLEETEIFNETLGDNKDINRLEKPKDSLGSNSIDGILKVSVDAEIEADTLNKEVVFDESDDDTNNKMKINHYSMPISPKYTKGKAVGSGSQKHESNKKVTRTKMQSGPQLDLEKRPISVRTR